DNA sequence from the Harpia harpyja isolate bHarHar1 chromosome 2, bHarHar1 primary haplotype, whole genome shotgun sequence genome:
AATAGCTCTGGGGGAGATTTGGTGGGGGACAAAACCAGGAGTGGCTCTACCACATGCACAAGGACTTGGTTCTTCAAAGCCTCAGAGGAAGTGAGCAGGTCAGTTCACGGGAAACCGGGCGCCCAGCTGCCTTCAGCGCCTTTCAGCATTCCAAGCTTAGTAATGAGTAGGTTCACTCCCTATTTTTAATGCTACCTAAAAAGCCACGAGTGTTTAAAACAGCTATCCCTCGATTCACCCTTGGCTGTAAGACACTGGCCCACCCAGCAAACTGAGAGCATCACACACTACCCACATCCTTCCACTGAAGCAGTTTGACACGCTTGCTAATACAGACTGTacctttcccccttctttcctcAGTGAAGGTATAGTCCATGCCAAAGTCAGAAGTAATTTATGAGCTAAAATGGGAAAGGAAGGGACTAAAGTCATGCCGCTTTCCTCCAAGATCCTTAGGTGTATTAAGAGAAGGTCACTTCCTAGACTTCCTCAAGAATGAACAGATTCATCCCTTCCAGCATCCTCCCCCTGAAGCAGCATCCATGTACTACTCCTCAGCCACATCTTGATTCATACAAAGAAAATACCCTCAAAGAAATTTCAACCCATATCTTACCATTCAACTGCTGAGAGTTTTCCTTGCAGTCACAGCAGAGTCCGTGAGGCCTGCAGTGTGTACAGAGCCACTCCAGCACAAGAACCACAGAGAAGATTTGAAGGAAGAATCGGACTGCAAATTAAAATCCTAGATATTGAATGAAGATCTGCTTCCGgcatatttccttctttctttctgtacaCAAGAAAAGTCTTTAGACCATGCGCACGCACATGTGAAAACCTCCAaccaaagattttgttttaaagatgttGCACTTAACATTAGACATATAATTGCTTTGGGATTTGGCACTTCCTGCATCTCCaatcactgaaataaattaaaagaattaGGCTACCATTAAGTGCAGATGCCTGAAGTTTAATTCTTTGCATTGTATTTCAGTGGGATCACTTGCTATACCAAAATCCAaagcaatacttaaaaaaaaaaaaagcacaacattcCATCCCTcgcttttaatgttttgttttagcAGCCTGCTTAAAAGCAGgttaaagaaagagaagacagccAAAGACATACTATCAACCCATGTACCAAAATACCTCTTGTCCACAGGGTTTGCAAAAGGAATACATTTTAACTAGACCTGATGGCTTTTCTAAGAGAAACTTTCGTACGCATAAAAACACATCCAGTAGACAGAGGTGTTTCTGAGCCCACACCTCCTGCGTAAAGGATCAGAGGAGGAGTAGCACAAAAGGATAGGGTGCCAAAGAGAGACAGGTTACAGTTAACTGTGTTTGGTAGGACACTCACAGAACATCTGAAAGCAAACTGCTCTGCAACTGCCTCAAGGCTAGAGTTTGCAGAAATGAAAGGAGCTCCcccttctgcttcattttctgctttctctgataAAGGGGCAACCTGTAAGGTACCTCCCGAATCATGTTATGcaaaagataaaagagaagatGGGAACATCTGACAATGACTTAACACGTGCTCCCAGGATGGCTGGCACCAGGGTTTCATTATCTCCTCTGGCTGATGAAACTTAAATCCAGGTTTTCTACCATCCGGGAGCAAAGCCCAGCTTTGCCATTTGCTGTTCCGCTCCCACCCACATTTGCACAGGAGAAATATTTCTGGGTTCCTGTCCCTGCTCCAAAGGCCAGTGCTGGTGTCTTAAGCCACAGAAAAGCGGCCCTGAGAGCGATGCCGTACACCCTCCCCTTCTCAGGCACCAGTGCTGACTGATGGGCTAACTAGTTACCCTCATGATCCTcctaggccaaaaaaaaaaaaaaaaaaaaaagccaacggCTATTTTACACATGAAATGGACCGATTTCGGGGGACAACGATCCAGCACTCCATTCCAGAGCAGCTTGTAGCTGGACATTATTCTTGCATTTCCCAGCACGCAGCTGTACATAtcccagcacagaggcagctACACAGCATTTCTAGGACCTGCGAGTGATACAGCCCTGATACTCTGAATGGAAGTAGCAGCCCTTCCTCCAAAGGAAAGCCTTAACAAGGACGGTTCcacttgtttggggtttggtgtttttttttttccccccttatcaCCGTCTATTCGTATCACTAAGCAGTCAGACGAGAGCTCAAGGGCTGTGAATCTTAAGTGGAGAGAGGCCTCTCCTGGTTACATTAGGTAAAACACTAAAGACCTGAAGCACAGAGAGACTAGATCCCTATCCTAAACACCCTCTCCGTTTCAGCCACTGCTCCTTTGACTGCAGGCTTCAGCAATTCCCTCTGCAAGGGGCAGAGACAAGCCGTAGCTACAGAACCCACGCCAGTGACGGCAGCAGTAGCAAAGACACCTGTTCAACGTGGTCATCGGTAGAGCAGGAGTTGAAATGGAAGTGATTTACAGATTTATCAGTATTGCTTAGTACTAAATCTTGTGGGTAGGGAATACTCATGTGCCATTCAGAAGTCACTTAAAATCCATGTGAAAGTAGTGTAGTTCCCTGGTAAGCAGAGGCCACAGCAATCCCACAGTAAAACACTGGTATAGGCACCGTATAGAAGTCAGGAAGTCTACGCATCCTGGATCCAGGCTTCGAAATACACACACAGTTATGAAATGCTGCTGCCTCAGAATGTTCGATCGGAAGAGGAGCTGACAGCATCATAAGGCAATACTGTATTTCCAGTTGAGACAACTGACAGTAAGTTGTTTCCTGTCCTGATGTCAACcagaattttatttattctgtgcATGCTCAGCTGAAAAAACACAGCTCTTCTTAAACATAAATGCTATGCAAGTTACAAGACACTTTTGAGGAACTTGAGATTTTTCCACCTGTGTCACTCTGGACAACGTGAAAAAATAAACGATCTTGCACTCATTTAAAGATGACctaacacaaaaagaaaaaaaacaaaaaaatctttatttccaaTTTGCTTccgtgaaagaaaataaaaaacaaccctGGGCTCAAGTCCCTTCATTTCAGATCCCAAAGAAACACATACATCCTTGTCGCAAAGAACAGATGGCATGTCGTGCTTCTATCTGCCTCTCTAAGTCTGCGGTTCACTGTTTTTTATTACCCCGTTTCTTtgttcttaccaaaaaaaaaaaaaaaagcccaaacccaagTCTCTGATGGTGCCCCTTTTTTGTGGAAAagcacaaagtattttaaaggaaCTAATCTTACTTGTATTTACTTTCCCCTATCAATTTTCACTTGACTTCACATGTGACACTAAGACCAGAAAAGTTTAAGACTGATTCACAAAGAGAGGGAATAAATGCACTGCCTCCAGCCCACCCAAATTCATTTCCTGCAACATGTACTCAACTTATTTTTACCATTTGTTAAGGAAGTCGTACCAATCCTACCAAGTACGTGCCTTAACTGATAATGCTATTTAACTAAGGCAGAGGCATTCAGAAGGCAGAGGAGGTAAGGATTCAGAGGAACACCCCACGACCTTTCTAGACATTTGAGGGAAAATACCAGCCCCTCTGatcagaagcagctttgcagtaTAGTGTAATATGTAGCTACTCTGAAgctaatttttcaaatattagtCAAGCGCGCCTTCGTACACAGGAAGAAGACTACTTAGTTCTTGAGCAAACCCTGACCATTTCATTTAAGCAACAACtacaaaaacagaaaagcatcctAAGAGTGACCACCTTCTTTGTGCTCACCTTTTACTACGCTTTAAATCATCTACTCAATTCTGTCTTGCTGCTTTGTTGCTACTCCACAGGAACCATGCTTGGAAGTTGTGGCTAAGAGGACACTTCCCTGTTACTAAGCTTTGCATCAGGCTTTACATCTCCAATAAATTACAGGTTTCTGTGATTGTTCTGTGATGCCACAAAAGGCACAGCAGTAAAAGCTTGCTAACTAATACAGCCTatgtaaattaaatgtttctgaacGCTGACAGACTAACCCTAAAGATAAAATGGGAATTATGGAAGCCTACAGCAAACACAGCAGCTATGCATAATACCGAGTGGCGCACCATGGAGCCGAAATGCAGCAGAGGCAATATCTACTATGGCTGTTGGCTTATTTTAGTACTTTTTAGCAACTGGAGCTTGAAGCTGTTCTTGTGCAATACCAGTGGTGTACACTGTTTCTTATGGCTTAGTGTGGTGATATCAGTGAGGCACACGGGAAGCACTGTGGCTGTGGGAACCCCATTGCTATGACGAGTATCAACCACTCGCAGGTATTTCCAAAACCATTAAACACAAGTTTGTTTCCCAAAGAGAGCACAGAAGGTTACTTAAGAGCTACCTCCTCTGTGTTTTGATCCACATAACCCCTCACTGTATCAACCTCCCAAGCCATATATCCCATCTTAGACTTGAAAAACTCAcgctgtttttctttcatggacGAGATTATTGTGGATGGGAAATAGCCCTGTCAACCTCTTTGTACAGGAGAGCAGCGTCATGGCAGTaggtaggggatggagaggagCATCAAAGCAGAAATCCTGGAGACACGTACCTAAGGAGTTTGCTCtcacatgcaaaaataatctGGGCAGTCAGAATTAACAGTGACAGTTGCTGAGACCTGTGCAGCCAAGTCCAACtcgaggaattttttttttctgctcagagaaAACCACAGATAGATTTCTGCAAGCAGACAGTTCGGAAGCCCTGACAGCCACAACTCCTGACGCAGACTTTCGGATAATCTGCTCAACCAAACACTGTTAAAATAGGCCACTTAACCCTGTGAGTCAACCCTGACATCTCTACCTACAAACTAATGGGAAACTAAACAAAGAATAACCAAACATAAAAGAACAGTAGGACAAAACACCCACTCAAGACATCAAGGAGAGACACAACTGCACCGAGAGCTGTGCCTTTAGTTCATTTTCACTCATCTCCACAcacagaatcactagaagagtaATTAATAATGATCAGTGCTTTAGAAACATACTGTAGAAGAACATTACAAGACCAACCGGTCAGCCATTTGAGTTCAGTTTTTACTCTCTTGATGTCATCAGCACTGTCACAATCAGCTTCATCTGGCTGCAGAGTACAACTGGGCATAAACCACAGAATGTTACAAGTCTAAACAAGTACGAAAAAAACCAATCCTTTTTGTCTTCATTCAAATAATTAAGCCTTTgcttttccaaaattaatttctcCATATAATGACATGAACActtaattctttaaataaaaaaaaaaagtcaccttctGCCTGGAATAGAAGTTTGATACAGGATCGTGCATGAAGTATGGCAATAGCTTAACGACACAGCACACCTTCTTGGCCCACAAATGCTACAAAAGGCATTTGATACATGCtgttaaattattaaatgctCATTTCACTATAGCATGAAAAGGGAAAAGCACCACAGGAGAATAAGACTGCTCAGCGGCTCTACTATTCACCAACCACGTTGACAAAATAAGTATTGTAGTAATGTTATTTAGCTTCTTGTAGGAAGGCACCCAAAAAAAGTTCACTATTTACAGGggttgttcatttattttttctcaagAGGCAAAGAAGAGTAAacagctaaatattttttaagatttgcaGGCTGGTTAAACAGAGCGGAGAAggtgcaaaaataaaaaggcaggggGGACCAGGCACAAGATACAATAAAGCTTTACTGCAAAGCACTGAGTTCCCAACGCAACATGAGTTTTCGTGGAAAACGCATGCTGTAGCAATACACGCTGTAACGAGTATGAGATGGcagaagtcaaaacaaaacaaaagcctaaaaaaaaaaaaattgcatatgcaCTGCTTGAACTTCCTTTGTCAGAGACTTTTGGAGAGTAAATCAGCTCTCCCCACAAAGGCTTTTGGAAATGGAAGTAAAATACTCCACATAAAAGAGCAGACGCCTTGTAACAGGATCCAGAGACCCTCATCCAGCCTGAGCCATTTAAATGTCTTCCCAAGTGCTAGTTATACACCTTTGCGTGACTTGCTTCAGCTACCCTATGTAAAGAGAGCACTCCAACAGCAATCCCAGTCTCCCTGACCCAGGGGAACACTCACAAGGAGCCAAGACCAGCTTACCCATTGCTGTAGACAGGAAAGGAACTCTAGACTACCTTACTCAATAAACTCGGTCCTCGAAGCCTAACAGCTGATCAGCAAAGAAAGGATATTTTCCCTTCTCATATGCCACCCCTGTTCCATCAATACCTTCCCTGTCTTGTAACCATCAATCCCAGAAGCGTGAAGTGTTAGAAAACGGACATTTCTTGGCTGCAACTTTGAAAGGACGATCGAGGTACTGAAGTGCATTGTTTTGTAACCAAGTGGCAGTATTTAGGTGTCTCTAGCACATCTACCACCTAAGAAACACCATTGCCTCATTTCTCTTACGCTGGTATTTGAGCCTAGGGGAAGGGTGACAAGAACAGCGCCCACAGACACGCAAACAAACACGCCTCAAGTCATGAAGCAGCCCCGACAGCCAGGGCTCAGCTTTTGGGGACGGGTCGCTGGTGTTACAACGCCTGTTTGACCAGGGAAAGGAAATCAGCGGAGGCTGCCAGGCAGTGGTGCAGACATGGTCCCCGCTCCCGCAAGCTGCAGGGCAGGTGCCTAGCGAGGTGCGCCCGAGGGCCGCGGGCGGGCCAGCACTTACTTCTGGGGGGCCGCCGCCGTCAGCCCCGCGGCCGCTGCCGCCCGGGCCTCGAACTCCTCCCGCCGCAGCACGTTCCCGGAGCCGCGGAAGCCCAGCTCCACCAGCTGCCGCCCCACCTCTTCGCTCTGCGGGAAGGAAAAGACGGACAGGGAGCCCGGTTACCGCCGGCACACCGGGGacgcgcaccccccccccccccaagccccggGCACCGGCAGCCGCCGCGGGCGGAGGGCGCCACCTGGCGGCGTGGCGGGCGACCGCGGCACTCCCGCGGgtccggggctgccccggccggtTCGGCCCCGGCGGGCCCCGttcggccccggcccggcccggccgctctCCCGCAGCCCGCCGAGTCGCATCTCCGCTCCCAGCCGCGGCTGCCGGTGCCCGGGGGTTGGtgctcccggcggcggcggcgggacacGGGCAGGGCGGCGCTAGCGGGAGCCGGCGGGGCTCAGCGAGCGGAGAACGTCAGCCAGGAGCGGGGAGGCGGTCTGCGTAACGCCCGCCTGACACCGGCCGTGCCGGGCAGCCGGGAGGGAGCCGCTCATCCGGCGGGGCTGCAGAGACCGGCGGGCTCTGCCTCGCTCAAGTCTAAGAGGGACGGACAAGCACGGCCACGATGCGGGAGCTGCGAGCGCCAGCTCaccggcggggctggggctgctcgggggggtccGTGCCACCACGGCCATCCCAGGCAGCGGCAAGCAAATCTCAGCAGCCGAAGCCCGGCAGTTTCTCGGCCCCCCTCCTCCGCCTGCACCGCTCCTAGGCCCCAGGAGAGGACGTGCCCTCTCCTCTTTCGTACCTCCAGCTGGAAACGCATTCCCGAGTTTAAACTAACATCCCCGCGGGAGAGTAACACCGACCAGCTGAGCGCTGGGGCGGGAGGCGGCCGAGCTGGGGGCGAGCTATTTCCTGCAGCCCAAGCCGCAGCACCTGATAAGCCCCGACAGGCAAAACACCCCAGGAAACACCCCCTGCCTCTGCAGCCCCGGCCGGGTGCCCCCACCAGCTcttcccaggctgcaggcaggctgccagaCTCGGTCCCCCTTCCTTAAAGCCAAGCGGGGATAGGTAACTGCTTTCTGAGGGAAAACCTGTAAGCAACGGCAACCATTTTCCACACCGCCTGCCTTCTAAGTGTGAGACAGAAAACGTTTTGCAACTTTCCCCAAAGTGTTTCGCACCGAGCAATGTGCACTACGCTTTTTAGAGGTCAAAATTTCAGCAGTTGGCACCCTCTGAACATCGCCGTGATGCAACCTGTCTGACCGGACACATCCCTTGGAACGATTCAGCCTAAACACCATGCTTCGTAAGCACTGGACAAGATCTTCTTGCAGTTTTGGTTATGCACCGGGCCAGCACTAGCTTGAAGCTGCCTTTGCACATCAAAGCCAGCCCCGCTGTCTTCATCTCATCTTACACCTCTAGACAGAGGGGGTGTTTGTTGCcacattttgtttctctgggtGGATATCAACAGCAAACGCTACAAAACAAACAGCTGCTCACATGAAAGGCTTTCTGCTCCAGACCCGCGCTTTGAAGCGCGCTTGTGAGCAGACCCCTGTTTCGGCTTCCCCGCCGCACTTCTCAGGCCAACCAAGGCACAACCACCACTGGCgtgcccctgcccctgcctcaCAGCCACCCCGCTGCTGACGGACTTCAGCCTAGTTTCGGGGGGTTTGTCTGTACCACCTCCCCCCTATGGGGAAAGTTCGCACGGGGAGCAGCAGGACGGCTCACGCCCAGAGAACGTGGGTTTTCCTGATGAGACCCTTGCACCTAACGGACTCCAAAAGCTTCACAAGCTAAAAACGCCCCCGACTCCCCTCACCAGCTCAGTATTGACCTGCCACCGCGGCCACCCAGCCCCCTCCCACCGAGGCTGGTACCTCACAGAACACAGGCCCGAGGCCCACAGAGAGGGCCTCCCCCACCGCGGCCGCACCGGGGCGGCCTACCTACCCCGACCAGCCCTCACCGACGGAGGCCGGGGCCCGCGGGGCCGCGTCCCGCCTCCCACTGACCTCCAGATAGCGCAGGTCCCGCGCCGTCACCTGCGACCCTAGGTACTCCTCGTAGGTGCGgaacggcgggggggggtggatcGGCCGCCGCCATGCCGCCCTCCCGCGTCTGTAGCAACGGCGAGGCGGCGGCGCGAGCGACGGCGCAACGGCCGCGGCGGCACGTGCCGGCCCCTCCCGCCCAATCAGCGCGCGCGGGACCCcggggcgcgcggcggcggcgcggaccCGGGAAcaaacccccacccccccacccccgggttTGCGGGAGGAGGGGTGCTGCTCGGCTCTTTGCTTTTGGGGTTTATTCGGTTGCTTTGGGGattattatttggggggggggggggggccgccccgcGCAGCTGCAGCCGCCGCACCTGCGAAAGCAAACCCAAGTGGGCAAAAACAACAACGTGCCCTGCACcgccggttccccccccccccccccccgccccgttaaCGCCAGCACCTGCAGCCTGCGCTGGAGACGGCCACAGGCCCAGCGCTCTGTGCCCGATAGCGCTGATTTTGGAAGACCTGGTTGCCTCATTTTTGGCCACTGTTCCCGTGCGGGTTTTTTTGGCTGTCCCACAGGAGAAGTGGAAACGGAGCCGTAACGGGGCTCTGTGGGAAGGCAGGGGACGGCACAGTGCATCTGCAGCCGATGGCCCGGCAGCTCCTGCACCCGCATCCGTGGGCCGAAGGCCCCTGAGCTGCGACATGCTGCGGTGCGGGAGCGTAGGACCCACGCAAACATTTCTGGGCATTTGGAAAACGATGTACCTCTGCAGGGATGTCTGCAGAGGTTAGAAACACggtgtgatggggggggggggggaacgtggGGGCTCTTCTTCATTTCAGAAGTTTAACAAATGCAACCAAGAACGGAGAGCTGGGGCACGGCCGGCAGCTCGGTGCACCCCACCGTGCTCCCTGTGGCCCCTTCCTCAGCTCCACGTGGATTTGTGCCTCCTTCGAAGGCGGCAGTTGTTCGGAAAGGAATTTGGGAATCCCCTTCATTTGTTTCgtttccagctgtttc
Encoded proteins:
- the CFAP299 gene encoding LOW QUALITY PROTEIN: cilia- and flagella-associated protein 299 (The sequence of the model RefSeq protein was modified relative to this genomic sequence to represent the inferred CDS: deleted 1 base in 1 codon), giving the protein MFAWVLRSRTAACRSSGAFGPRMRVQELPGHRLQMHCAVPCLPTEPRYGSVSTSPVGQPKKPAREQWPKMRQPGLPKSALSGTERWACGRLQRRLQTREGGMAAADPPPPAFRTYEEYLGSQVTARDLRYLESEEVGRQLVELGFRGSGNVLRREEFEARAAAAAGLTAAAPQKSLASVGKELKGNFLRALAEREEANRTGKISSIIFVRDRNSRRQEVSAYIDYAHRLTTDDFEAYFSGKKRLFPRSTDLSFYNWDRNVSTSNSSPNYQVIAENACGLLFKNKSDRKIINVDPKAYPGDNTTRTPVETDLYLHVVIYDHIYDHPSV